Proteins from a genomic interval of Haloferax marinisediminis:
- a CDS encoding helix-turn-helix domain-containing protein encodes MATEATFTIPSDQFPLGTVFNQLPNVTVELERIIPARDVVIPYFWVRGTEVNDIESAFTEHPGVKDIRLVDSVDDEYLLRVEWTLEYEDVLTILTEIEVPLIEAIGTKQQWTFEIRGDQQSDIADFQRRCRELDIPITLTALHALTPVETATESVLTDTQLEALVLAYERGYFESPREVTMAELGEELGISQQAVASRLRRGIKHVLGNTLSAITVQP; translated from the coding sequence ATGGCTACCGAGGCTACGTTTACGATTCCGTCAGACCAGTTCCCCTTAGGGACAGTGTTCAATCAACTGCCGAACGTGACAGTCGAGCTGGAACGAATTATCCCCGCTCGGGACGTGGTGATTCCCTACTTCTGGGTACGGGGAACCGAAGTCAACGACATCGAGAGTGCATTCACCGAACACCCGGGCGTGAAGGATATTCGTCTCGTTGACTCTGTTGACGACGAGTACCTGTTACGCGTTGAGTGGACGTTGGAGTACGAAGACGTGCTAACCATATTGACGGAGATAGAGGTGCCGCTCATCGAGGCCATTGGCACAAAACAGCAATGGACGTTCGAGATTCGCGGCGACCAACAAAGCGACATCGCAGACTTTCAACGACGCTGTCGAGAACTGGACATTCCTATCACGCTGACGGCGTTGCACGCGCTCACACCGGTTGAGACGGCGACTGAATCCGTCCTTACTGACACCCAGCTAGAGGCACTAGTCCTCGCCTACGAGCGTGGCTACTTCGAGTCTCCGCGGGAGGTCACGATGGCAGAGCTCGGCGAGGAACTCGGTATCTCACAGCAGGCTGTCGCCTCCCGCCTCCGACGCGGAATCAAGCATGTCCTCGGGAATACGCTCTCCGCCATCACAGTCCAACCCTGA
- a CDS encoding DUF7344 domain-containing protein, whose translation MMTEHPIAFDSVLGLCQHQYRRIVLAVLTEEQRSLTLDDLAETVHKYNHQATSTEAPEDVITKVRLSLHHIHLPKLASGGVINYDPERQFVEPTEQLEQVQPTLSTILGADPSLNTPMEL comes from the coding sequence ATGATGACTGAGCACCCGATTGCCTTCGACTCGGTACTTGGCCTGTGTCAACACCAATATCGTCGAATCGTGCTTGCGGTGCTCACAGAAGAACAGCGGTCGTTGACGCTGGATGACCTCGCTGAGACCGTCCACAAGTACAATCATCAGGCGACCAGTACTGAGGCGCCTGAGGACGTGATAACAAAGGTTCGCCTCTCGTTACATCACATCCACCTCCCAAAGTTGGCCTCGGGAGGGGTCATAAACTATGATCCAGAGCGACAGTTCGTGGAACCAACCGAACAACTCGAACAGGTGCAACCAACCCTGTCTACGATCCTCGGTGCCGACCCCTCACTCAATACACCAATGGAACTATAG
- a CDS encoding NAD-dependent epimerase/dehydratase family protein — MKIAVTGGRGQTGRWVVDRLVEDHTVTCFDRDHPGNDGHPEVDYRAVDLTDQGSVFDVLTDLEPDAVVHWAAIPAAGIRPGVDTYRNNTLAAHSVLTAAGRIGARVVQASSDGAYGFFFADETPVPDELPISESHALRPEDDYGLSKIVTEEIGKTIARRDDVSVASIRPSWIQIPGEYPCRDDEYTSNLAAGAGNYWSYVDVRDVADMVEAALTSDLTGHEAFNCVAPDNALGRPLRELMTEFYGTVPENCAVEGDASAYDTTKASKLLDWEPTRSWRTAATETVPTPQV; from the coding sequence ATGAAGATTGCAGTCACGGGCGGCCGTGGTCAAACCGGGCGCTGGGTCGTCGACCGACTCGTCGAAGACCACACCGTTACGTGCTTCGACCGGGACCACCCCGGGAATGATGGGCACCCAGAAGTCGACTATCGAGCGGTGGACCTCACAGACCAAGGCAGTGTCTTCGACGTCCTCACCGACCTCGAACCGGACGCTGTCGTCCACTGGGCCGCGATACCCGCCGCCGGAATCAGACCTGGTGTAGACACCTACCGAAACAACACACTGGCAGCACACAGTGTTCTGACCGCTGCCGGTCGTATCGGGGCGCGTGTCGTACAGGCCTCCTCGGACGGGGCGTACGGGTTCTTCTTCGCCGACGAGACACCAGTTCCGGACGAACTCCCAATCAGCGAGTCTCACGCACTCCGCCCAGAAGACGACTACGGGCTCTCGAAAATCGTGACCGAAGAGATTGGCAAGACGATTGCACGACGCGACGATGTCTCAGTGGCGTCAATCCGGCCATCGTGGATTCAGATCCCAGGTGAGTACCCGTGCCGAGACGACGAGTACACGTCGAACCTCGCTGCTGGTGCTGGAAACTACTGGTCGTACGTAGACGTGCGAGATGTTGCCGATATGGTCGAAGCCGCACTCACGAGCGACCTGACCGGGCACGAAGCGTTCAACTGCGTCGCCCCGGACAACGCACTCGGTCGCCCGCTCCGTGAACTGATGACTGAGTTCTACGGGACTGTCCCGGAGAACTGCGCTGTCGAGGGTGACGCGTCGGCGTACGATACCACAAAAGCCAGCAAACTCCTCGACTGGGAGCCGACACGGTCGTGGCGAACTGCCGCGACCGAGACCGTCCCGACACCACAGGTCTGA